A region from the Lemur catta isolate mLemCat1 chromosome 7, mLemCat1.pri, whole genome shotgun sequence genome encodes:
- the SLC15A3 gene encoding solute carrier family 15 member 3, whose amino-acid sequence MPAPRAPGEPRASGERRALLARRARGPRPWRRAAGAAVLLVETLERAAFFGVSANLVLYLNGAGLNWAGEQASRAALVFLGASYLLAPVGGWLADAYLGRYRAVVLSLLLYLVASGLLPATAFPDGRRSFCGEMPETPLGPACPAPDCERSSPSPYCAPTLYAGLLVLALAASSVRSNLPSFGADQVMDLGRNATRRFFNWFYWSINLGAVLSLLVVAFIQQNINFLLGYSIPVGCMGLAFFIFLFATPIFITKPPMGSQVSSMLKLALQNCCPRLWQRHSSRDPQGAHLLPDQGSPQPRPSPQEDIANFQVLVKILPVMVTLVPYWMVYFQMQSTYVLQGLHLHIPNIFPANPANSSVALRAQRSNYTIPEAWLLLANVVVVLILVPLKDRLIDPLLLRCKLLPSALQKMALGMFFGFTSVIVAGVLEMERLYYIHHNETVTQQIGEVLYNAAPLSIWWQIPQYLLIGISEIFASIPGLEFAYSEAPRSMQGALMGIFFFLSGVGSLLGSSLVALLSLPGGWMYCPKDFGNINNCRMDLYFFLLAGVQAATALLFVWIAGRYEKVAHGPASHSRSGRDRG is encoded by the exons ATGCCCGCGCCGCGCGCCCCGGGGGAGCCCCGAGCGTCCGGGGAGCGCCGGGCCCTGCTGGCGCGCCGAGCGCGGGGCCCGCGACCctggcggcgggcggcgggcgccgCGGTGCTGCTGGTGGAGACGCTGGAGCGCGCAGCCTTCTTCGGCGTCTCGGCCAACCTCGTGCTCTACCTCAACGGCGCCGGCCTCAACTGGGCCGGCGAGCAGGCGTCGCGCGCCGCGCTCGTCTTCCTGGGCGCCTCCTACCTGCTGGCGCCCGTGGGCGGCTGGCTGGCCGACGCGTACCTGGGCCGCTACCGCGCCGTGGTGCTCAGCCTGCTGCTCTACCTGGTCGCCTCGGGCCTGCTGCCCGCCACCGCCTTCCCCGACGGCCGCCGCTCCTTCTGCGGCGAGATGCCCGAGACGCCGCTGGGGCCCGCCTGTCCCGCGCCCGACTGCGAGCGCAGCTCGCCCAGCCCCTACTGCGCACCCACGCTCTACGCCGGGCTGCTGGTGCTCGCCCTGGCCGCCAGCTCCGTCCGGAGCAACCTCCCCTCTTTCGGCGCTGACCAG GTGATGGATCTCGGCCGAAATGCCACCCGCCGCTTCTTCAACTGGTTTTATTGGAGCATCAACTTGGGTGCTGTGCTGTCGCTGCTGGTGGTGGCTTTTATCCAGCAGAACATCAACTTCCTGCTGGGCTACAGCATCCCTGTGGGCTGTATGGGCCTGGCgttcttcatcttcctctttgCCACCCCCATCTTCATCACCAAGCCCCCCATGGGCAGCCAGGTGTCCTCTATGCTTAAGCTTGCTCTCCAAAACTGCTGCCCCCGGCTGTGGCAACGGCACTCTTCCAG AGACCCTCAAGGCGCCCACCTGCTGCCTGACCAGGGGTCTCCCCAGCCTAGGCCGTCCCCTCAAGAGGACATTGCCAACTTCCAGGTGCTGGTGAAGATCTTGCCCGTCATGGTGACCCTGGTGCCCTACTGGATGGTGTACTTCCAG ATGCAGTCCACGTATGTCCTGCAAGGTCTTCACCTCCACATCCCGAACATTTTCCCAGCCAACCCTGCCAACAGCTCCGTGGCCCTGAGAGCCCAGCGCAGCAACTACACG ATCCCGGAAGCCTGGCTCCTCCTGGCCAACGTAGTGGTGGTGCTGATTCTGGTCCCCCTGAAGGACCGCTTGATCGACCCTCTCCTGCTGCGGTGCAAGCTGCTTCCCTCTGCTCTGCAGAAGATGGCGCTGGGGATGTTCTTTGGTTTTACCTCCGTCATCGTGGCAG GAGTCCTGGAGATGGAGCGCTTATACTACATCCACCACAACGAGACTGTGACCCAGCAGATTGGGGAGGTCCTGTACAACGCAGCACCACTGTCCATCTGGTGGCAGATCCCTCAGTACCTGCTCATTGGGATCAGTGAGATTTTTGCAAGCATCCCAG GCCTGGAGTTTGCCTACTCAGAGGCCCCGCGCTCCATGCAGGGCGCGCTCATGGGCATCTTCTTCTTCCTGTCTGGGGTGGGCTCGCTGTTGGGCTCCAGCCTCGTGGCACTGCTGTCCTTGCCGGGGGGCTGGATGTACTGCCCCAAGGACTTCG GAAACATCAACAATTGCCGGATGGACCTCTACTTCTTCCTGCTGGCTGGCGTGCAGGCCGCTACGGCCCTCCTGTTTGTCTGGATCGCTGGTCGCTATGAGAAGGTGGCTCACGGCCCAGCCTCCCACAGCCGTTCCGGCAGGGACAGGGGCTGA